Proteins co-encoded in one Streptomyces sp. JH34 genomic window:
- a CDS encoding NUDIX hydrolase, whose protein sequence is MPNGQWYPPEWPARIRALDSGELTAVTPRRAATVMLLRDDPSEPGTGGPAVHMLRRRTSMAFAGGAYAYPGGGVDPRDDDHLVGWAGPSLETWAGRLGVGTPAEAQAVVCAAVRETYEEAGVLLAGPSADSVVSDTTGADWEADREALVARDLSFAGFLDRRGLVLRSDLLAAWARWITPAFEPRRYDTWFFVAVLPEGQRTRNVSTEADRTVWIRPGDAADGYDRGELLMMPPTVATLRALRPYGTAAEALKAADSQSLAPVLAEARMEGDELVLSWPGHDEFTKHVPTAGDGTGPPAGDGTVPPAGDGTDGSHA, encoded by the coding sequence ATGCCCAACGGTCAGTGGTACCCACCGGAATGGCCCGCCCGGATCCGGGCCCTCGACAGCGGCGAGCTGACGGCCGTGACCCCCAGGCGCGCGGCCACGGTGATGCTGCTCCGGGACGACCCGTCGGAGCCGGGAACCGGGGGCCCCGCCGTCCACATGCTGCGTCGGCGGACCTCCATGGCCTTTGCCGGCGGCGCGTACGCCTATCCGGGTGGCGGGGTGGACCCGCGCGACGACGACCACCTGGTGGGCTGGGCCGGTCCGTCCCTGGAGACCTGGGCCGGCCGCCTCGGAGTCGGTACGCCCGCCGAGGCGCAGGCCGTCGTCTGTGCCGCGGTCCGTGAGACGTACGAGGAGGCCGGCGTCCTGCTGGCCGGGCCGAGCGCCGACAGCGTCGTGAGCGACACCACGGGCGCCGACTGGGAGGCCGACCGGGAGGCGCTCGTCGCCCGTGACCTGTCCTTCGCGGGTTTCCTGGACCGCCGGGGCCTGGTGCTGCGCTCCGATCTGCTGGCCGCCTGGGCGCGCTGGATCACCCCGGCGTTCGAACCACGGCGCTACGACACCTGGTTCTTCGTGGCCGTGCTCCCTGAGGGGCAGCGCACCCGGAACGTGTCCACCGAGGCCGACCGGACGGTGTGGATCCGGCCCGGCGACGCCGCCGACGGCTATGACAGGGGCGAACTGCTGATGATGCCGCCCACCGTTGCCACCCTGCGGGCGCTGAGGCCGTACGGGACGGCCGCGGAGGCGTTGAAGGCGGCGGATTCCCAGAGCCTCGCCCCCGTGCTGGCAGAGGCCCGTATGGAGGGTGACGAGCTGGTGCTGAGCTGGCCCGGGCACGACGAGTTCACCAAACACGTCCCCACGGCCGGTGACGGCACCGGTCCCCCCGCGGGTGACGGCACCGTTCCTCCCGCGGGTGACGGCACGGACGGGAGCCACGCATGA
- a CDS encoding RidA family protein: protein MAGAVEAKLAELGLTLPDVVPPLASYQPAVRSGVYVYTSGQLPMVDGKLAVTGKVGAEVTADEAKELARTCALNALAAVKSVAGDLDRIARVVKVVGFVASASDFTGQPGVVNGASELLGAVLGDKGVHARSAVGVAVLPLDAPVEIEVQVELVDA, encoded by the coding sequence GTGGCGGGCGCCGTCGAGGCGAAGCTCGCCGAGCTCGGCCTGACGCTCCCGGACGTCGTGCCGCCGCTGGCCTCGTACCAGCCGGCTGTGCGGTCCGGGGTGTACGTCTACACCTCCGGCCAGCTCCCGATGGTGGACGGCAAACTCGCGGTGACCGGCAAGGTCGGTGCGGAGGTGACGGCGGACGAGGCCAAGGAGCTCGCCAGGACCTGCGCGCTGAACGCACTGGCGGCGGTGAAGTCGGTCGCCGGTGACCTGGACCGGATCGCCCGCGTCGTGAAGGTCGTGGGCTTCGTCGCCTCCGCCTCCGACTTCACCGGGCAGCCCGGTGTCGTCAACGGTGCGAGCGAGCTGCTGGGTGCCGTCCTGGGCGACAAGGGTGTGCACGCGCGCAGCGCCGTGGGCGTCGCGGTGCTGCCGCTCGACGCACCGGTGGAGATCGAGGTCCAGGTGGAGCTCGTCGACGCCTGA
- a CDS encoding DUF4177 domain-containing protein: protein MTKWEYATVPLLVHATKQILDTWGEDGWELVQVVPGPNNPEQLVAYLKREKP from the coding sequence ATGACCAAGTGGGAATACGCGACCGTGCCCCTTCTCGTGCACGCGACCAAGCAGATTCTGGACACCTGGGGCGAGGACGGCTGGGAGCTGGTCCAGGTCGTTCCCGGCCCGAACAACCCCGAGCAGCTCGTGGCCTACCTGAAGCGGGAGAAGCCGTAG